A single window of Kwoniella bestiolae CBS 10118 chromosome 4, complete sequence DNA harbors:
- a CDS encoding eukaryotic translation initiation factor 3 subunit L: MADPTAFYEPTEDELLSSLAVPVQSYNPESDADEYRRLQELEQHAYAQQQLMVAEQEQEQMQALEQVPEDVKRFLVLFHQAILENDLPTITNMYESGWNKLTQAHYSQNEWPEAELISPLVGNDQVFLTLYRELYFRHVYAKLQPTIDDRFQSYENICELFNYLLNSDGPVPLDLPIQWLWDMLDEFVYQFSNFSTWRANPKNKNEEELEALSEAQNIWSSYSVLNVLYSLVQKSQINEQLKAEKQGKSAEEVQELAGEYGSKPLYRNLGYFSLICLLRVHVLLGDPTLALQTMENVDLSGGAFLTRITACHVTTYYHVGCAYMALGRWPDAIKTFISVLIFFIRMKQYHTRSYQYGSITKQCERMYALLAICTTLSPGPSDESIMSIVKEHYADQLAVLQRGGDEALETFKDLFLSASPKYLNVNPPPYEDPSALESYLANPPIDATQRHLELFLSDVVAVKGVSNIRNLLKLYTSIDASKLVTFSEGETGEEEILQQLMVLKAASRTYAKGVNQETLLDGERIVTNNLDFTIDGSMVHVEETTSHRRFAGFFIRNAEHAQRVFNTIKSSPLPIQRKPVPSTASAPQTTDKKAGGAWQPKRARVAAQ; this comes from the exons ATGGCCGACCCAACAGCATTCTACGAACCAACAGAGGACGAgctcctttcctcccttgcTGTGCCAGTCCAATCTTACAACCCCGAGTCGGACGCGGACGAGTACAGGAGATTACAAGAGTTGGAACAACATGCGTACGCTCAGCAACAGCTCATGGTGGctgagcaggagcaggagcagatgCAGGCTTTGGAGCAGGTTCCGGAGGATGTTaagagg ttcctcgtcctcttccaccaagCTATCCTCGAGAATGACctacccaccatcaccaacatGTACGAGTCAGGATGGAACAAGTTGACTCAGGCTCATTACTCCCAAAATGAATGGCCAGAAGCTGAATTGATCTCTCCTTTGGTTGGGAATG ATCAAGTATTCTTGACTCTTTATcgagag CTCTACTTCAGACACGTCTACGCCAAACTCCAACCTACCATCGATGATCGATTCCAATCTTATGAGAATATCTGTGAACTCTTCAACTACCTTTTAA ACTCCGACGGCCCTGTCCCCCTCGACCTTCCCATCCAATGGCTCTGGGACATGCTCGACGAATTCGTCTACCAattctccaacttctccacCTGGCGTGCAAACcccaagaacaagaacgaaGAGGAATTAGAAGCCCTGTCCGAAGCGCAGAACATCTGGTCCTCTTACTCTGTTCTCAACGTCTTGTACTCCCTCGTCCAAAAATCGCAGATCAACGAGCAACTCAAGGCGGAGAAGCAGGGGAAATCAGCGGAAGAAGTTCAAGAGTTGGCTGGGGAGTATGGAAGTAAACCTCTGTATAGGAATTTGGGGTACTTCTCGTTGATTTGTTTATTGAGAGTTCATGTGCTTTTGGGGGATCCTACTT TGGCCCTCCAAACAATGGAAAATGTCGATCTCTCAGGTGGTGCATTCTTAACGCGAATCACAGCATGTCACGTAACCACGTACTACCACGTCGGATGTGCCTACATGGCTTTAGGAAGATGGCCAGACGCCATCAAGACTTTCATCTCCGttttgatcttcttcatcagGATGAAGCAGTACCACACCAGGTCGTACCAATATGGTtcg ATCACAAAGCAATGTGAGAGGATGTATGCCCTTCTCGCTATTTGCACTACCCTCTCTCCTGGACCTTCCGACGAGAGTATCATGAGTATTGTGAAGGAACATTACGCAGACCAGTTGGCTGTTTTACAACGGGGCGG CGACGAAGCCCTCGAAACATTCAAAGACCTCTTCCTATCCGCCTCACCCAAATACCTCAACGTCAACCCCCCACCATACGAAGATCCCTCCGCGCTCGAATCGTATCTTGCCAACCCCCCCATAGACGCCACCCAACGACATCTCGAATTGTTCCTCTCGGACGTAGTAGCCGTCAAGGGCGTGTCGAACATCCGAAACCTCTTGAAGCTGTACACTTCGATTGACGCTTCGAAGCTCGTTACGTTCTCTGAGGGGGAGacaggggaggaagagatattACAGCAGCTCATGGTGCTCAAGGCTGCTAGTAGGACTTATGCAAAGGGAGTGAATCAGGAGACGTTgttggatggggagaggatCGTCACGAATAATTTGGATTTCACCAttgatggg TCAATGGTCCACGTAGAAGAGACAACCTCGCACAGGCGATTCGCAGGATTCTTCATCCGTAATGCCGAGCACGCCCAGCGAGTCTtcaacaccatcaaatcTTCTCCATTACCTATCCAACGTAAACCCGTTCCTTCTACTGCTTCTGCCCCTCAGACGACAGACAAGAAGGCGGGCGGAGCATGGCAACCCAAACGAGCGAGAGTTGCTGCTCAGTAA
- a CDS encoding ubiquitin-like protein 5, with amino-acid sequence MPRSPSPSHRNRSRSRSPPRHPKKPRELSFYKKPTHPIGSFSSRRDPLDEEPTARERAERRERGEVPQRFGGTREQGVRNTMGNVSSTSLGSLGRKEDPLDRMGVRGDSRRDRDDYRSSRDDRDRDYRSSRDDRDRRDRDRYRDDERRHRDKDRDDRRERDGDRRRDKAPPSGPSGGPPARPPAAAPSAPSAASMRFIEVIANDRMGRKVRVKCLATDTVGDLKKLIAAQTGTTAQKIQLKKWYTNFKDHVSLQDYEINDGMSLEMY; translated from the exons ATGCCCCgttccccctccccatctcatcgCAACCGCTCCCGCTCCCGCTCTCCACCACGACACCCCAAGAAACCCAGAGAGTTATCATTCTATAAAAAACCCACCCACCCCATCGGTTCATTCTCCTCACGCAGAGATCCATTAGATGAGGAGCCCACCGCTCGAGAGCGTGCGGAAcgaagggagaggggggaagTACCGCAGAGATTTGGAGGTACGAGGGAACAGGGGGTGAGGAATACTATGGGTAACGTGTCTAGTACGAGCTTGGGGAGTctggggaggaaggaggatccCTTGGATCGGATGGGCGTTAGGGGTGATAGTAGACGGGACAGGGATGATTATAGGTCGAGtagggatgatagggataGAGATTATAGGTCTAGTAGggatgatagagataggagagatagggataggtatagggatgatgagaggcGGCATAGAGATAAGGATAGAGATGAtaggagagaaagggatggAGATAGACGAAGAGACAAAGCACCCCCCTCTGGACCTTCGGGTGGTCCACCTGCTAGACCGCCTGCTGCTGCGCCTTCTGCTCCTTCAGC CGCATCAATGCGATTCATCGAAGTAATAGCAAACGACCGAATGGGACGTAAAG TCCGAGTAAAATGCCTCGCAACAGATACAGTTGGAGATCTCAAAAAACTCATTGCCGCTCAGACGGGTACGACGGCCCAGAAGATCCAGCTGAAGAAATGGTATACGAATTTTAAGGATCACGTTTCGTTGCAGGATTATGAGATTAACgatgggatg AGTTTGGAAATGTACTAA
- a CDS encoding ATP-dependent (S)-NAD(P)H-hydrate dehydratase, protein MVSKQHAHLLSLVRSMIPPLSPKLHKGQAGRIGVLGGSGDYSGAPYFSSMGAMRFGADLAHVICEPGAGAVIKTYSPDLIVHGVLDESKSMDQIKEELKGIMARLHVLIVGPGLGRSEHMQNCAKVAFEIAKENDQMGVVVDADGLWLVQNGPQVVMDWPGVPRIVLTPNVMEFKRLCEKLQIDPKSSPETLCPKLASALGNVTIIQKGSTDIISNGMKIPPSLRPDGSASDEKQGGKDDILESDTEGGLKRVGGQGDILSGSTGVLMAWGSEWVKGSYEHVGHPPPSDKGIAENIPLLAAYGASTFNRTVSKRGFEKKGRSMVTGDLVDLVGPVYEELFGQPGEEEGKGKL, encoded by the exons ATGGTATCGAAACAACATGCCCACTTACTCTCCCTGGTGAGAAGTATGATCCCTCCCCTCTCACCGAAATTACACAAGGGTCAAGCCG GTAGAATTGGTGTGCTCGGTGGATCAGGAGA CTACTCCGGAGCACCTTACTTCTCTTCCATGGGAGCTATGCGATTCGGAGCTGATCTGGCGCATGTGATCTGTGAGCCTGGGGCCGGAGCCGTCATCAAGACCTA TTCGCCAGACCTCATCGTACATGGTGTATTGGACGAATCGAAATCCATGGATCAGATCAAGGAGGAGTTGAAAGGCATAATGGCTAGATTG CATGTCCTCATTGTTGGACCTGGATTAGGCCGTTCAGAGCATATGCAGAACTGTGCGAAAGTGGCTTTCGAAATTGCgaaagagaatgatcagATGGGTGTGGTAGTGGATGCGGATGGATTATGGTTGGTGCAG AACGGACCTCAAGTAGTCATGGACTGGCCCGGTGTACCTCGTATAGTCTTGACTCCAAATGTAATGGAGTTCAAGCGACTCTGCGAGAAGTTG CAAATCGACCCAAAATCGTCTCCCGAGACACTATGTCCCAAGCTCGCTTCGGCCCTAGGCAACGTGACAATCATCCAGAAAGGATCCACCGACATCATCTCAAACGGAATGAAAATCCCTCCATCTCTGAGACCTGACGGTTCAGCCTCAGACGAGAAACAAGGTGGTAAGGATGATATTTTGGAGAGTGATACGGAGGGAGGACTGAAGAGGGTTGGAGGTCAGGGTGATATTTTGAGTGGAAGTACGGGGGTATTGATGGCTTGGGGGAGTGAGTGGGTCAAGGGGTCTTATGA ACACGTTGgtcatccccctccttcgGATAAAGGTATCGCAGAGaacatccctctcctcgctgCGTACGGCGCGTCAACGTTCAATAGGACAGTATCGAAACGAGGAttcgagaagaagggaagaagtaTGGTTACCGGAGATCTGGTAGATCTGGTCGGTCCAGTATACGAAGAGCTGTTCGGTCAACcgggtgaagaggagggtaaAGGGAAGCTTTAG